The Herminiimonas arsenitoxidans genome window below encodes:
- a CDS encoding peptidase domain-containing ABC transporter translates to MSKIPDLPTAAAQSADTGAPAAVGVGVLHDTFEGITRDPMYVTLLRAYGKRLVEIVVAGFLINIFGLLLPLYSRLVYDKVIGNHIPDTLWALTLGMLLFIVLEFVLRVIRTFYIEQLAGKFDIEFDQAVVKKLLAARVSWPVGVVLAKYRDITGARDLLSSNYMLIIIDFPFLLLYLLAIGLIGGSIVWVVLVGGLLLVGAQLLCKIPANDYARIGMGVGAAKTDKLAGLVFGIETLKTSALQKRVIDLFAKDAEQSAVTQAKSRFWSTVGYTISSSGYTLITIGTMVVGVYLVEANSLTVGALIASSMLAGRAASMLSSVALVVGRIDAFKQARASFEELFVEGPNAKTTNEVDRQQIQGKIQVSNLSFSIKPSEPAMLKQISFVINPGEKVGLVGRSGSGKSTLLRCLAGVHHADDGQVLMDGISVNAYPEAVRMRSIAYKPQDPFLFDGTLASNIFVDNTISTGIYQTVLHVSCLDDLLGGGQLRLDQMITAPGNLSGGQRQMVALARAVAGMPSVLLLDEPTTGIDQVTENKIIERLVAFAANRTLVVATHSPVLLRQMDRIIVINDGKIVADGPRAQILQ, encoded by the coding sequence GGTGTTTTGCACGACACTTTCGAAGGAATTACCCGCGATCCGATGTATGTGACGCTGCTGCGTGCATACGGCAAACGACTGGTGGAGATCGTGGTTGCCGGATTTCTGATCAATATATTCGGTTTGTTGTTGCCGCTTTATTCGCGTCTTGTGTACGACAAGGTGATTGGTAACCACATTCCAGATACCTTGTGGGCGTTGACGCTGGGTATGTTGTTGTTCATCGTGCTGGAATTCGTTTTGCGCGTGATCCGCACGTTTTATATTGAGCAGCTCGCAGGCAAGTTCGATATCGAGTTTGACCAGGCGGTCGTCAAGAAATTGCTGGCAGCGCGTGTGTCGTGGCCGGTTGGTGTCGTGCTGGCCAAGTATCGTGATATCACCGGTGCGCGTGATCTGCTGTCATCGAATTACATGCTGATCATTATCGATTTTCCATTTCTTCTTTTGTATTTGCTGGCGATCGGTTTGATCGGCGGTTCTATTGTTTGGGTCGTGCTGGTTGGTGGGCTATTGCTGGTGGGCGCGCAGTTGCTGTGCAAGATTCCAGCAAATGACTATGCACGTATAGGCATGGGTGTGGGCGCAGCCAAGACCGACAAGCTTGCCGGTTTGGTATTTGGTATTGAAACGCTTAAAACATCAGCACTGCAAAAACGCGTGATTGATTTATTTGCAAAAGATGCGGAGCAATCGGCCGTGACGCAGGCAAAAAGTCGATTCTGGTCGACCGTGGGTTATACGATTTCATCCAGCGGTTATACCTTGATCACGATAGGAACGATGGTTGTCGGCGTGTATCTGGTGGAAGCTAATTCGCTGACAGTCGGTGCCTTGATTGCATCATCAATGCTGGCTGGCCGCGCGGCATCGATGTTGTCTTCGGTTGCGTTGGTAGTGGGACGTATTGATGCGTTCAAGCAGGCTAGGGCATCCTTTGAAGAGTTGTTTGTCGAAGGACCGAACGCCAAGACAACGAATGAAGTAGATCGCCAGCAGATACAAGGAAAAATTCAAGTTTCCAATCTGAGCTTCAGTATCAAACCTTCTGAGCCGGCGATGCTGAAGCAGATTTCATTCGTGATCAATCCGGGTGAAAAAGTTGGTTTGGTCGGACGTTCAGGTTCCGGCAAATCGACATTGCTGCGTTGCCTGGCAGGCGTCCATCATGCTGATGATGGACAGGTATTGATGGATGGTATTTCTGTCAATGCTTATCCGGAAGCGGTGCGCATGCGTTCGATTGCCTACAAGCCGCAGGATCCGTTTTTATTCGATGGCACGTTGGCTTCCAATATCTTTGTTGATAACACCATCAGTACGGGAATTTATCAGACCGTATTGCATGTGTCTTGTCTGGACGATTTGTTGGGCGGCGGGCAGTTACGTCTGGATCAGATGATCACTGCGCCGGGCAATCTGTCTGGCGGCCAGCGGCAAATGGTTGCGCTGGCGCGTGCGGTAGCTGGCATGCCTAGCGTCTTGTTACTGGATGAGCCGACAACCGGTATCGATCAAGTGACAGAAAACAAGATTATCGAAAGATTGGTCGCGTTTGCCGCGAATCGCACATTGGTTGTGGCGACACACAGTCCAGTGCTGTTGCGCCAGATGGATCGCATTATCGTCATTAATGACGGCAAGATCGTGGCTGACGGGCCACGGGCTCAAATATTGCAGTAA
- a CDS encoding beta strand repeat-containing protein, protein MATAPASKSGTNQSTVDKNGAPIRVVTPDQSGNFQLKISQSDVAKIHIVDVDMVLYLNDGTKLVLAGGAIGAMDATVMVDFSSGRDSASHMLDQVGKIPLQKLDQPLVLSTEPVNSDGRGNGAEDAAYRQTEGAQDLASQAQAANAALSAISKAMVQLANVVQANTTPVNNFKSNFDGQAAQQQPLVKQVAEILPERPGKAPQEFVIGPNEPAIAIHLVNTVGTTQIGDVLYGSGGSSGLLSGTNTSNAAQIAPQIINAGNDVRTIYATGIAPAAGSNIPADTFSKVLDVQITGDGKVQSLTVSGVPSGMSIVGATSLGGGVYQIAISPDTKNYGLELQYNTVPPDAGAPIHQDFKLTFSLSVVTADGVQSLTSVKQVVVKDATTANDLSYANPVTGESVFVLPAQGLSHIVHAGDNAGTTIYGSNANDFLYGGTGNDTIYGGKGNTYFEGGAGNDTLVGGVNLVTINVNTVVNTVINTVGYTSSTAGVFVDLNTGHALDGFGGQDTLSNIQKVIGSKYDDTFVVGATTKGVDGGLSGSDTIDFSASNAAVNVNLNTGTGTGGYAQNVTFSNIENVVGSSYSDTFIASSVANIFDGGAGGSNTVSYANSPSSSTSGVTVDLLNGVGSGNDATGDKYINIQNVIGSAYNDTFIANQEANNFDGMGGINTVSYAGSAAGVEVDFYKGQGAGGNAAGDTYKNIQNVIGSSQDDKFVADTDSLSFDGGAGGNDTVSYERYLSGVIVDASRNVGGIETAPASPQNPGGLPTYSNSYTNIEKFVGTAYADTFIASNRADNFDGLGGVDTVSYAADTVGVTVNLVTGLGSGVGSLADGDRLANIENVIGGSGNDTFVANDSANVFDGGAGSNTVDYSASTTGAVTVDLFHANGVGTSGGFAQGDKFINIQNVIGSTFDDTFVASADANTFDGGGGTHNRVSYANDTVGVTVDLVNGLGSGVGSLAAGDRLINIQDATGGSGDDTFIANAVANSFDGGLGINTVSYALSDVGVTVDLVAAAGTGGYAVGDTYTNIQNVIGSTKDDLFIANSAANSFAGNGGIDTVSYAKATDGRGVTVNLDTRIGTGGYAEGDRYQGIQNVIGTSYDDTFVASNSVNVFNGGLGVNTVSYAASTSGVTVDLINGTGSRGYAQGDQYISIQNVIGSSSDDIFIANGAVNHFDGGASMPTSHNRVSYATDTANLTIDLLSVGAIGLGGNAQGDTYTNIQDITGGSGNDTFIASAAANAFDGGGGTHNRVSYAADADDLTIDLLTAGAIGLGGNAQGDTYTNIQDLTGGAGNDTFIASAAVNNFDGGGGLHNRVSYASDTADLIINLSDKPASGVLAGTGSGGYAQGDTYVNIQDATGGNGNDLFIASLAANNFNGGAGTNTVSYASSNSGVIVNLSALAVNGLAANTGGGIGSYAEGDTYTLIQNVTGSAFNDTFIGGAAANAFVGNGGSDTVSYASSTTVVSINLSNAAVTPTAGGGSLAAGTGRGGDAQGDTYTGISNAIGSALGGDEFFANGTLIGTFDGNGGLHDRVNYSGFTSALTINLSDKSIAGVAVGKGSVGKANLDTYIGIHDATGGSGNDTFIAGSAANAFDGGAGINAVNYAASDVGVVVNFAGDTRGSLTSMTGGGAAGSYAIGDTYTNIQNVVGSNFDDLFYASAATGAAANKFDGGVSDANSHNRVSYEAATTAIIVNLADTAVTVNSTSIAANSGDGGALGDTYANIQDITGGSGADIIVASAAANNINGGGGINNTVHYGGSGAGVIVNLSGASVTIGSTTVASMTGANATVSASHAAGDTYAAIQNVTGSAYNDIFIGGTAVNVFNGGSAGSDTVSYASSGTAVTVNLSTAAVTPTAGGGSLAKGTGRGGDAQGDTYTSISNVTGSTFGGDEFFAHNTLVGTFDGNGGTHDRVSYSGFSAATNLIINLSQTSVTVAAVTVAGGKGSVGKSGLDTYIGIHDATGGAGNDTFIAGVEANSFDGRTGSNTVNYAASVVGVVINFAGDTRGGLATMAGGGAAGSYAIGDTYTNIQNVVGSSFDDIFYASAATGAAANKFDGGVIDAGSHNRVSYEAVTADVLINLASATATLNGTSVTAGSGAGGAAGDTYANIQDVAGGSGNDTFNASAITNRFDGGSGVNTVSYQSLAGPVNIDIKNMAGSSAFQNGYLFYNIQNLIGTAGNDTLGGAAGGNSILTGGAGADALTGYGLNNTASYAGATAAVTVNLSGASVGGVAARSGKGGDAEGDTYTGIQNVTGGNGNDLFVASADTNIFNGGAGNNTVSYAGSTAGVVADLNTAVGSTGDATGDTFINIQNLTGTAFADKLTGLAVGGSVLIGGAGADQLIGLGYVGTDATTAAATSNTANYVDSTAGVIINLSSVTVDALNPLGSLAAGKGRGGDAEGDVLSGIQNLVGSSFDDTFYANSQINRFDGGASNASSHNKVIYTNVTGDLIINLSDTTVGSVEAGKGSGSDANLDAYINIQDVTGGGGNDTFISSSAANHFDGGAGNNTVSYAGNGVAVTVDLFHMTGTDGYAQGDTYANIRNVTGTTGNDTFFAGNLASLFHGGGTADVNTNHGYDTVSYQFATTNLTANLLTAGANTGFAAGDTYTRIDNLVGSATSGVTSNLYGNAFNNTLTALGAATTNLLDGGDGDDTLDGIAGGHNTLIGGNGNDTFIVQANGVSINSNIDSIAGGAGNDTLKITGLGSSLNLSSLSNKVTSIETLDLTTGINTNLTVTGAVIAEITGLTNGYHLLTIKLSAGETVSFAGENVRNGVDYTSFYAVGDVNQTGGEIARLHLQYV, encoded by the coding sequence ATGGCAACTGCTCCTGCTTCCAAGTCGGGTACGAATCAGTCCACCGTGGACAAGAACGGTGCGCCGATCAGAGTCGTCACGCCGGATCAAAGTGGTAATTTTCAACTGAAAATTTCGCAGAGCGATGTCGCGAAAATCCATATCGTCGACGTCGATATGGTGCTTTATTTGAATGATGGCACCAAGTTGGTGCTGGCAGGCGGTGCCATCGGTGCGATGGATGCAACTGTCATGGTGGATTTCAGCAGCGGCCGAGATAGTGCCAGCCACATGCTGGATCAAGTCGGCAAGATTCCACTGCAAAAACTCGATCAACCTTTGGTGCTCAGTACTGAACCGGTGAACTCGGATGGTCGAGGGAATGGCGCCGAGGATGCTGCTTATCGTCAGACCGAAGGTGCGCAGGATTTAGCGAGTCAAGCACAGGCAGCCAATGCTGCGTTGTCCGCCATCAGTAAGGCCATGGTGCAATTGGCCAATGTGGTCCAAGCCAACACGACACCAGTCAATAACTTCAAATCCAATTTTGATGGACAAGCTGCGCAGCAGCAGCCTTTGGTCAAACAAGTTGCGGAAATTCTGCCGGAACGTCCGGGGAAGGCGCCGCAAGAGTTTGTGATCGGACCAAATGAGCCGGCGATTGCTATTCATCTGGTTAATACGGTTGGTACTACGCAGATAGGTGATGTGCTGTACGGTAGCGGTGGCAGTAGTGGCTTGCTGTCAGGAACCAATACATCCAACGCTGCACAGATCGCTCCGCAGATTATCAATGCAGGTAATGACGTCCGTACGATTTACGCGACAGGTATCGCACCAGCGGCAGGCAGCAATATACCGGCCGATACCTTCAGTAAAGTTTTGGATGTTCAAATTACGGGTGATGGCAAAGTGCAGTCGCTGACGGTATCGGGTGTGCCATCAGGTATGAGCATTGTGGGAGCGACATCGTTGGGTGGCGGTGTGTATCAAATTGCCATATCGCCAGACACCAAGAATTATGGGCTGGAGCTGCAGTACAACACTGTACCGCCAGATGCTGGCGCACCGATTCATCAAGATTTCAAACTGACATTTTCGTTATCGGTTGTTACTGCCGATGGTGTGCAATCGCTGACTAGCGTCAAGCAAGTTGTGGTCAAGGATGCGACTACGGCAAATGATCTGTCTTATGCCAATCCTGTGACGGGTGAAAGTGTCTTTGTATTGCCAGCACAAGGTTTGTCGCACATTGTGCATGCCGGTGACAATGCCGGAACAACGATATATGGCAGCAATGCCAATGACTTCCTTTACGGCGGTACCGGTAACGATACGATATATGGTGGCAAGGGCAATACCTATTTCGAAGGCGGTGCCGGCAACGATACTTTGGTTGGTGGCGTGAATCTCGTTACTATTAATGTCAACACAGTCGTCAATACGGTCATCAATACTGTTGGTTATACAAGCTCAACTGCAGGTGTGTTTGTCGATTTGAATACTGGCCATGCGCTGGATGGTTTTGGCGGGCAGGATACCTTGAGTAACATCCAGAAGGTGATCGGTAGCAAATATGACGATACCTTCGTCGTCGGCGCTACAACCAAGGGAGTTGATGGCGGTTTATCTGGTAGCGATACGATTGATTTTTCAGCGTCGAACGCGGCGGTTAACGTCAACCTGAATACCGGCACTGGCACTGGTGGTTATGCGCAGAACGTGACGTTCAGCAATATTGAGAATGTAGTCGGCAGCAGCTATAGCGATACTTTCATCGCTAGCAGCGTTGCGAATATTTTTGATGGTGGCGCAGGTGGCTCGAATACGGTGTCGTATGCGAATTCACCATCGAGCTCGACGTCAGGTGTAACCGTTGATTTGCTGAACGGTGTGGGCAGCGGTAATGATGCAACGGGTGATAAGTACATCAATATCCAGAACGTGATTGGCAGTGCTTACAACGATACGTTCATTGCGAATCAAGAGGCCAATAATTTCGATGGTATGGGTGGTATTAACACAGTCAGCTATGCGGGTTCAGCTGCCGGTGTTGAAGTCGATTTTTACAAAGGACAGGGTGCGGGTGGTAATGCCGCAGGCGACACTTATAAAAATATCCAGAACGTAATCGGTAGTTCTCAGGACGATAAGTTTGTTGCTGATACCGATAGCTTGAGCTTTGATGGCGGTGCGGGCGGTAACGATACGGTTAGTTATGAACGTTATCTGTCAGGCGTCATCGTTGATGCATCGCGTAATGTAGGTGGCATCGAAACTGCGCCTGCAAGTCCGCAGAATCCGGGTGGTCTGCCGACTTACTCCAATAGCTATACCAATATAGAAAAATTCGTAGGTACCGCTTATGCCGATACATTTATCGCCAGCAATCGTGCTGATAATTTTGATGGTTTGGGCGGTGTAGACACTGTCAGCTATGCAGCGGATACCGTCGGTGTAACTGTCAATCTGGTAACCGGACTTGGTTCTGGTGTCGGCAGCTTGGCTGATGGCGACCGACTGGCGAATATCGAAAACGTCATCGGCGGTAGCGGCAACGATACCTTTGTCGCGAATGATTCTGCGAATGTATTTGACGGTGGTGCCGGTTCCAACACAGTGGATTACAGCGCGTCGACTACCGGTGCGGTGACAGTCGATCTGTTCCATGCAAACGGCGTGGGCACTAGCGGTGGTTTTGCGCAGGGCGACAAATTCATCAATATTCAAAACGTTATAGGCAGTACGTTCGACGATACCTTTGTCGCCAGTGCAGATGCCAATACCTTTGATGGCGGTGGCGGTACGCACAATCGTGTCAGCTATGCCAACGATACGGTAGGCGTGACGGTTGATTTGGTTAATGGGCTGGGCTCAGGTGTAGGTAGCCTGGCGGCCGGCGATAGATTGATCAATATCCAGGATGCAACGGGCGGTAGCGGCGACGATACTTTCATTGCCAATGCGGTAGCTAATTCATTTGATGGTGGGCTTGGTATCAATACGGTTAGCTATGCGTTGTCGGATGTTGGTGTGACAGTTGATTTGGTTGCCGCTGCGGGGACAGGTGGATACGCTGTTGGCGATACGTATACAAATATTCAAAATGTCATCGGTAGTACGAAAGATGACTTATTCATTGCCAACAGTGCTGCGAATTCGTTTGCAGGTAATGGCGGTATAGATACTGTCAGTTATGCCAAAGCGACCGACGGCCGCGGCGTTACCGTTAATCTTGATACGCGTATAGGTACTGGTGGTTATGCAGAGGGTGATCGCTACCAAGGTATTCAGAATGTGATCGGTACGAGTTATGACGACACCTTTGTTGCCAGTAATTCGGTCAATGTATTCAATGGTGGTCTGGGAGTGAATACGGTCAGTTACGCGGCTTCTACTAGTGGTGTAACGGTCGATCTGATAAACGGCACCGGTAGCAGAGGGTATGCGCAAGGCGATCAATACATATCGATTCAAAATGTTATTGGCAGCAGTAGCGATGATATTTTTATCGCCAATGGGGCTGTTAATCATTTTGATGGCGGCGCCAGTATGCCTACATCGCACAATCGGGTCAGCTATGCGACAGATACAGCGAACTTGACGATTGATCTGTTGAGCGTTGGTGCGATTGGCTTGGGTGGCAATGCTCAAGGCGATACCTATACCAATATTCAGGACATTACAGGTGGTTCCGGCAATGATACTTTCATCGCCAGTGCAGCAGCGAATGCTTTCGATGGTGGTGGAGGTACGCACAATCGTGTCAGCTATGCGGCTGATGCGGATGACCTGACGATAGACCTGTTGACTGCGGGCGCGATAGGTCTTGGTGGAAATGCGCAAGGCGATACCTATACCAATATTCAAGACCTCACCGGTGGTGCGGGCAATGACACTTTCATCGCCAGTGCCGCGGTGAATAATTTCGATGGTGGTGGCGGCTTGCATAACCGTGTCAGTTACGCGAGCGACACGGCCGACCTGATCATCAATTTGTCCGACAAACCGGCCTCAGGTGTATTGGCCGGGACCGGCTCTGGCGGTTATGCGCAGGGCGATACCTACGTCAACATTCAGGATGCGACTGGCGGTAACGGCAACGATCTTTTCATTGCGAGCCTGGCAGCGAATAATTTTAATGGCGGTGCCGGTACGAATACTGTCAGCTATGCATCATCGAACAGCGGAGTGATCGTCAACCTGTCAGCACTGGCAGTCAATGGCCTAGCGGCGAATACTGGTGGTGGCATCGGCAGTTATGCCGAAGGTGATACCTACACCTTGATCCAGAATGTCACCGGTAGCGCGTTCAACGACACCTTCATCGGCGGTGCTGCAGCGAATGCCTTCGTAGGCAATGGCGGTAGTGATACGGTTAGCTATGCATCGTCCACTACTGTCGTCAGCATCAACCTCTCGAACGCTGCGGTGACGCCGACAGCTGGTGGCGGATCGCTGGCAGCAGGAACTGGCCGGGGCGGTGATGCACAAGGGGATACTTACACCGGTATCAGCAACGCTATCGGTAGTGCATTAGGTGGCGACGAATTCTTTGCGAATGGCACCTTGATAGGTACCTTCGACGGTAACGGCGGTTTGCATGACCGGGTCAATTACAGCGGATTCACGTCGGCGCTGACTATTAATTTATCTGATAAATCGATAGCTGGAGTGGCTGTCGGTAAGGGGAGCGTCGGCAAGGCTAATCTGGATACTTATATCGGTATTCATGATGCGACTGGTGGTTCGGGTAACGATACCTTTATCGCAGGCAGCGCTGCGAATGCCTTCGATGGAGGCGCTGGCATTAACGCTGTAAATTATGCGGCTTCGGATGTCGGTGTTGTCGTTAATTTTGCCGGCGATACGCGCGGTAGTCTGACGAGTATGACAGGTGGCGGTGCAGCCGGTAGTTATGCTATCGGCGACACTTATACCAACATACAAAATGTGGTCGGTAGTAATTTTGATGATCTGTTTTATGCGAGTGCAGCGACCGGGGCTGCTGCTAATAAATTTGACGGTGGCGTGAGTGATGCGAATTCCCATAACCGCGTCAGCTATGAAGCTGCGACCACGGCGATTATCGTCAACCTTGCGGACACCGCGGTAACGGTCAATAGTACTTCCATCGCTGCGAATAGCGGTGACGGTGGTGCATTGGGTGATACCTATGCCAATATCCAGGACATCACAGGTGGTAGCGGTGCAGACATCATAGTTGCCAGCGCTGCAGCCAATAACATTAATGGTGGTGGTGGCATAAATAACACCGTGCATTACGGTGGCTCCGGTGCCGGTGTCATCGTTAACTTGTCAGGTGCTAGTGTCACGATAGGCAGCACCACAGTTGCCAGCATGACGGGTGCTAACGCGACGGTAAGTGCAAGTCATGCAGCGGGCGATACCTATGCTGCGATTCAGAATGTCACGGGTAGTGCATACAACGATATTTTTATCGGTGGTACTGCAGTAAATGTATTTAATGGTGGCAGTGCTGGTAGCGATACGGTTAGCTATGCGTCATCGGGTACTGCGGTCACGGTTAATCTTTCGACTGCAGCAGTGACGCCGACAGCCGGTGGCGGTTCTTTGGCCAAAGGTACTGGGCGGGGCGGTGATGCACAGGGTGATACTTATACCAGCATCAGCAACGTTACGGGCAGCACCTTTGGTGGTGATGAGTTCTTTGCGCACAATACCTTGGTGGGCACCTTTGATGGTAATGGCGGTACACATGATCGTGTCAGTTATAGCGGATTTAGTGCGGCTACCAATCTCATTATTAACCTCTCGCAAACATCGGTGACTGTCGCTGCAGTCACCGTCGCGGGTGGTAAAGGTAGTGTAGGCAAGAGCGGGCTGGACACGTATATCGGAATACACGATGCGACGGGAGGTGCCGGTAACGATACTTTCATCGCCGGTGTCGAGGCGAATTCCTTTGATGGCAGAACAGGCAGTAATACAGTGAATTACGCGGCATCAGTAGTGGGCGTCGTCATCAATTTTGCCGGCGATACACGTGGCGGCCTGGCGACCATGGCAGGCGGTGGTGCGGCGGGTAGTTATGCTATCGGTGATACCTATACCAATATACAGAATGTGGTTGGTAGTAGCTTTGACGATATTTTCTATGCGAGTGCAGCGACCGGGGCTGCTGCCAATAAATTTGATGGTGGCGTGATCGATGCGGGTTCGCATAACCGCGTCAGCTACGAAGCTGTAACTGCGGATGTATTAATCAATCTCGCCAGTGCTACAGCGACGCTGAACGGTACGAGTGTTACGGCCGGCAGTGGTGCAGGTGGTGCAGCAGGCGATACCTATGCCAATATCCAGGACGTGGCAGGCGGTTCCGGCAATGATACCTTCAATGCCAGTGCAATTACTAATAGGTTTGATGGTGGTAGCGGTGTCAATACCGTCAGTTATCAATCGCTGGCCGGTCCGGTTAACATTGATATCAAGAATATGGCCGGTAGCAGCGCGTTCCAGAATGGCTACCTCTTCTACAACATCCAGAATCTGATTGGTACGGCAGGCAACGATACACTGGGCGGTGCGGCAGGTGGTAATTCGATACTGACCGGTGGTGCAGGTGCCGATGCCCTGACCGGTTACGGCTTGAACAATACCGCGAGCTACGCGGGTGCAACGGCAGCGGTGACAGTCAATCTGTCCGGAGCATCTGTCGGTGGTGTCGCGGCACGCAGCGGCAAGGGCGGCGATGCTGAGGGCGATACTTATACCGGCATTCAAAACGTCACCGGCGGCAACGGCAATGATTTGTTCGTAGCCAGTGCTGATACCAATATTTTCAATGGTGGTGCCGGAAATAATACAGTCAGCTATGCAGGCTCAACTGCTGGAGTGGTCGCGGATCTGAACACGGCAGTTGGTTCAACGGGTGATGCTACTGGTGATACCTTCATCAATATTCAAAATCTTACCGGGACAGCTTTTGCCGACAAATTAACTGGTTTAGCTGTAGGTGGTTCCGTTCTGATCGGCGGTGCAGGTGCCGATCAACTAATCGGGTTAGGTTACGTCGGTACGGATGCGACTACCGCAGCCGCTACATCGAACACAGCCAACTATGTTGATTCCACCGCAGGCGTGATTATTAATTTGTCGTCTGTGACGGTTGATGCATTGAACCCTTTGGGTAGCCTGGCAGCGGGTAAAGGCCGCGGTGGTGACGCAGAAGGTGACGTGTTGTCGGGCATCCAGAATCTTGTTGGTAGTAGTTTCGACGATACCTTCTATGCCAACTCCCAAATCAATCGATTTGATGGAGGTGCCTCAAACGCAAGTTCCCACAATAAAGTGATTTATACAAACGTCACTGGTGATTTGATTATTAACTTGTCTGATACGACGGTGGGCAGTGTTGAGGCAGGAAAAGGTAGTGGCAGTGATGCAAATCTTGACGCCTACATCAATATTCAAGATGTGACGGGTGGTGGAGGGAATGATACTTTCATATCGAGTTCTGCTGCCAATCATTTTGATGGCGGTGCAGGAAATAACACAGTTAGCTACGCTGGCAATGGGGTAGCGGTTACTGTCGATCTTTTTCATATGACTGGGACAGATGGATATGCTCAAGGGGACACCTATGCAAATATTAGGAACGTGACTGGTACTACAGGCAACGACACGTTTTTTGCAGGTAATCTCGCGAGTCTTTTTCATGGCGGAGGGACTGCTGACGTTAACACGAATCACGGTTACGATACCGTCAGCTATCAATTTGCAACAACAAATTTGACTGCAAATCTTTTGACGGCTGGTGCGAACACAGGTTTTGCTGCAGGTGACACCTATACCCGAATTGATAATTTAGTTGGTAGCGCAACTTCTGGTGTTACGAGTAACTTGTATGGAAATGCTTTCAATAATACTTTGACCGCACTGGGAGCAGCTACGACCAATTTACTGGACGGCGGTGACGGCGACGATACGCTAGATGGTATTGCTGGCGGTCACAATACACTTATAGGTGGCAATGGCAACGATACCTTTATCGTGCAGGCCAATGGTGTCAGTATAAACAGTAATATCGATAGTATTGCTGGTGGTGCAGGCAATGACACATTGAAGATTACAGGATTAGGCTCATCGCTTAACCTGTCCAGTCTTTCTAATAAAGTGACAAGTATAGAAACCTTGGATTTAACTACGGGTATCAATACCAATTTGACGGTCACTGGTGCTGTGATTGCCGAAATCACAGGCCTCACTAATGGTTATCACTTGCTCACGATTAAATTGTCAGCAGGTGAAACGGTTTCATTCGCTGGTGAGAATGTCAGGAATGGCGTTGATTACACATCTTTTTATGCTGTGGGTGATGTGAATCAAACCGGCGGTGAAATTGCACGTTTGCATTTGCAATACGTTTAG